GATTTGGGCGAGTCATACGAATACGTTGTCAAGTATGTCGGGTGCCATTAATCCCTAATATAATCGTTGCTAATCAGATGCAGCTCAACAGACGGATTATCGAAGAAAGTTCTCTCatatccttctttttcaacAGTGCTTGATAGGTCAAACTGGGCTAAACCCAGTGGTAGCCCCTTCAGGGGACTATCCAGGAATGCAACGAGGTCAGCAGCACCTGCTACTATTCTTGGTATCACTGGTAAGGCAGCCTAAAATGGAAACTCGCATCATAACTGCTGACCTGAAACAGCCCTTTGGGAATATGAATCCCAAAACGGTCACCTGCCCACCGAGGAATCTTCCCTTTCAGCCCTCACTTCCACCGCCGAATCCATCCGCACCGCTCTAGGAGTCAACTCTACCGCCATCCCTTCCGTCGACTCTTCCTTATTGACTCACCTCGCGTCTCACGCGACccacttcttccctcctACACTCGCTATTCTGGGCGGTCTACTTGCACAAGATGTCTTGCGAGCACTGAGTCGGAAAGATAAGCCTATCGCCAACTTACTGGCTGTTGACAGTATGAGTGGTGTTGGTACCGTTGGACGGTGGAGTATGATGGACGCACAGAACGCTCAATAGGACTACATACACTTATAACGTACAATGCAGACCTGTAAACCTCTATGTTGAACACCCATTCTGCCCAACTCATGAGGCTTGACTAACTCCCATGTTGCCACTCCTgcttttcttctttttccgTTTTCCTTTCGTTTCCCCTCCTCTTTCTGgctcatctccttcttcgTCGTCGCCCAACGTCACCATTGGCACCGCCGATTTTTCTTCTGGCTGTGTAACTTCTGCAGGCTTTTCCACTCGCCTGAGCATAGGATTAGTCTTGTGCCTCTCTATCATTGGCGGGATCACAACATACCAAGCAGCATGATGTCGGCTTCCCACTCGCATCAACTCGGCGATGAACCCCATGTCCCCCAGTCTTGATCTAAATAGCTCTGTCTGCAGGAGCGTCAAGTATACCAAACATGTAGGATATCTGCATTTTTGTCAGCTGCTAGACCATACACAGGACATGAAATTGGTCAAAACAGGAACGCACATTATGAACCTAACATATTGCGGTCCTCTCCAGTATTCAAGGTATTTTAAATAGTTCAAAAAAGCAGGTTTGCCGAGGTATCCTTGTATTTGTAGTTCGTGGAGGTACTGTGGATGTGCTAGGCATTGAATAAACTGCATCCTCATCAGTTTTCAGACCCGATATAAATTGACAACTACCACAAAGACCTACCTCCAGCTCTGATTGAAATCTCACTAGATTGGCATGCTTTTCAGGTGATCGGGTGGGTGCTTCAGATCCATCTGGCAAGGGTGGTGGGGGAAGTATGGTTGGAAGGGCCTCCATTGCAGGGCAGTGTTCTTGCTTCAAAAATTGGAAAGCGCAATCACTGCCTATAATACCAAGGTGATGGCAGGGATTTGAAGTTAATTTCTCGATAGCGGGCCGACAAGAATCTTGAGGAACCTAATGTCTTGCGTGATTGCCAAAGTCAAGCTGGAATAGTTGGTGCTGCGTGAAAAGCTGAGACTAAAGCTATTGGAGTTGAGGGACTGTACAGGCGAGGGTGGAAGCCACAGACGGTTGATGATTCACGGAGTAGAAGAAATAGGAACTGAACTCTGGACTCAGTATTTTGCGTGAGAGCACTCGATACCTCATTACAGTGATAGGCGAGCAGTCAACAAAAGATAATAATGCGAGCGGCGTGAACAAACCTCA
The sequence above is drawn from the Cryptococcus gattii WM276 chromosome N, complete sequence genome and encodes:
- a CDS encoding SUMO activating enzyme, putative (Similar to TIGR gene model, INSD accession AAW47095.1), encoding MRSSTVLILSLRSLAHETIKNLVLAGIGRLIIADSDVVTEEDLGSGFLFREEDNAVGKPRTDAALEQIQSLNPLVTLNKLGMDSFEGEEDKVVEILKKEAVDVVVACDLSVRENERIDAAARKAGSMFYAAGTYGFTGYVFADLGESYEYVVNSTDGLSKKVLSYPSFSTVLDRSNWAKPSGSPFRGLSRNATRSAAPATILGITALWEYESQNGHLPTEESSLSALTSTAESIRTALGVNSTAIPSVDSSLLTHLASHATHFFPPTLAILGGLLAQDVLRALSRKDKPIANLLAVDSMSGVGTVGRWSMMDAQNAQ
- a CDS encoding Transcription from Pol II promoter-related protein, putative (Similar to TIGR gene model, INSD accession AAW47221.1), yielding MEALPTILPPPPLPDGSEAPTRSPEKHANLVRFQSELEFIQCLAHPQYLHELQIQGYLGKPAFLNYLKYLEYWRGPQYVRFIIYPTCLVYLTLLQTELFRSRLGDMGFIAELMRVGSRHHAAWRVEKPAEVTQPEEKSAVPMVTLGDDEEGDEPERGGETKGKRKKKKSRSGNMGVSQAS